Proteins from a genomic interval of Equus quagga isolate Etosha38 chromosome 11, UCLA_HA_Equagga_1.0, whole genome shotgun sequence:
- the KRT9 gene encoding LOW QUALITY PROTEIN: keratin, type I cytoskeletal 9 (The sequence of the model RefSeq protein was modified relative to this genomic sequence to represent the inferred CDS: inserted 1 base in 1 codon; substituted 1 base at 1 genomic stop codon), which produces MVLGTEAKPAALLQLLPIRRAAGSAVSCRQFSASYQHRSSCGAGGGSGDSMGSSFSRFSSSQAAGGGDRFGSSGSYGEGSSGAXGWGGGSNFGSSYGRGSAGGFSAGSFGGSFGGASGGFSGGAGGGFGGSGGFGGGAGGGDGGILPADEKTTMQDLNTHLASFLDKVKALEDKIWEWQDRQGPRTLRKDYSCYYDTIKDLQNRVMDATVGNSKTLMDVDNTCMTLDDFRMKFEMEQSLRQAVDADINGLRGVLDDLTMQKSDLEMQYESLQEDLVTLKKNHEDEMSQQTGQSTGDVSVEMNAAPGKDLTKILNDMRQEYEQLSAKSHEDIELQYESQMSQIEQEVTNRSQEMELNXQEMSQLRHSIQELEMELQSQLSTKSGLEKSLEDTKNRYYGQLKEVQEQISTLEAELTETWAETECQNQEYSLLLGIKTQLEQEIETYCSLLEGGREDFESCGAGQIGFGGGTGSGSQGGSGGSHGRGSRGGSGGSHGRGSGGSCGGGSGSGEGSGGSYGGGSGGGCGGGSGSRGGSGGSCGGGGGGGCGGGSGSRGGSGGSCGGGGGGRCGGGSGSRGGSGGSYEGGGGGGCGGGSGSGGGSGGSYRGGGGGRCGGGSSSGGGGGSGYGGGRGCGGRSGGSYGGGSGRSFQSQSSSSNSGACGDTHDYQM; this is translated from the exons ATGGTGTTGGGCACTGAGGCGA AGCCAGCAGCACTCCTACAATTGCTTCCCATCCGACGAGCTGCGGGCAGCGCCGTGAGTTGCAGACAGTTTTCGGCGTCCTACCAGCACCGCAGCAGCTGCGGGgcgggtgggggcagtggggacagCATGGGGTCGTCCTTCAGCCGCTTCAGCTCCTCACAGGCTGCCGGAGGAGGGGACCGATTCGGCTCTTCTGGTAGCTATGGTGAGGGGAGCTCTGgggcctgagggtggggaggCGGCAGTAATTTTGGCTCCAGCTACGGCAGAGGGTCTGCGGGTGGTTTCAGTGCTGGTAGTTTCGGCGGGAGCTTCGGTGGTGCTTCCGGGGGCTTCAGCGGTGGTGCCGGAGGAGGCTTTGGTGGGTCTGGGGGCTTCGGGGGTGGTGCTGGAGGTGGGGATGGTGGCATTCTGCCTGCTGATGAGAAGACCACCATGCAGGACCTCAACACCCATCTGGCGTCCTTCTTGGATAAGGTGAAGGCCCTGGAGGATAAGATCTGGGAGTGGCAGGACAGGCAGGGGCCCAGGACCCTCCGCAAGGATTACTCTTGTTATTACGACACTATCAAGGATCTCCAGAACCGG gTTATGGACGCAACAGTGGGCAACAGCAAAACTCTCATGGACGTTGACAACACTTGCATGACACTGGATGACTTCAGGATGAA GTTTGAGATGGAGCAGAGCCTGCGACAAGCCGTGGATGCTGACATCAATGGCTTGCGTGGTGTGCTGGATGACCTGACCATGCAAAAGTCTGACCTGGAGATGCAGTATGAGTCTCTGCAGGAGGATCTGGTAACCCTCAAGAAGAATCATGAAGAT GAGATGAGCCAGCAGACTGGTCAGAGCACTGGGGATGTCAGTGTGGAGATGAACGCTGCTCCTGGCAAAGATCTAACTAAGATCCTCAATGACATGCGCCAGGAGTACGAGCAGCTCAGTGCTAAGAGCCATGAGGACATCGAGCTGCAATATGAGAGTCAG ATGAGCCAGATCGAGCAGGAGGTGACGAATAGAAGCCAAGAAATGGAGCTCA AACAGGAGATGAGCCAGCTCCGGCACAGCATCCAGGAGTTGGAGATGGAGCTGCAGTCTCAGCTCAGCACG AAATCAGGCCTGGAGAAGTCCTTGGAAGACACCAAGAACCGCTACTACGGCCAGCTGAAGGAGGTCCAGGAGCAGATCAGTACTCTGGAGGCCGAGCTCACTGAGACCTGGGCAGAGACTGAGTGCCAGAATCAGGAATACAGCCTTCTGCTCGGCATCAAGACACAGCTGGAGCAGGAAATTGAGACCTACTGCAGCCTCCTTGAAGGAGGCCGGGAAGACTT tGAATCTTGTGGAGCTGGACAGATTGGCTTTGGAGGTGGCACAGGAAGTGGATCTCAAGGTGGAAGTGGAGGCAGTCATGGAAGAGGATCCAGGGGAGGAAGTGGGGGTAGCCACggaagaggaagtggaggcagcTGTGGCGGAGGAAGTGGTTCTGGAGAAGGAAGTGGAGGCAGCTATGGGGGAGGAAGTGGAGGGGGCTGTGGTGGAGGAAGTGGATccaggggagggagtggaggcagctgtgggggaggaggtggagggggctgcGGTGGAGGAAGTGGGTccaggggagggagtggaggcagctgtgggggaggaggtggagggcgCTGTGGTGGAGGAAGTGGATccaggggagggagtggaggcagctatgaaggaggaggtggagggggctgTGGTGGAGGAAGTGGGTCcgggggagggagtggaggcagctataggggaggaggtggagggcgCTGTGGTGGAGGAAGCAgttctggaggaggaggtggaagcGGCTacggaggaggaagaggatgtggAGGGCGAAGTGGAGGCAGCTAcggaggaggaagtggaaggtCATTCCAGTCCCAGTCCTCTTCCTCAAACTCTGGTGCCTGCGGTGACACACACG ACTACCAGATGTGA